The Kocuria flava nucleotide sequence GTACGCTGGAGCGCTGGTGCCCGACGCCCCCGCCCTCCTCCCCGGACCGCGGGACCGCACGACGACGCGCCACCCACCGAGCGAAGCCGTGCCTGGCAAAATCCAGGCACCGACAGAAGGTACGAAACCCATGAAGACCGACATCCACCCGGACTACCACCCGGTGCTCTTCCGCGACCTCGCCTCCGGCAAGGTCATCCTCACCCGTTCCACCGCCACCTCGGAGAAGACCGAGACCTGGGAGGACGGCAACGAGTACCCGATCATCGAGGTGGAGATCTCCTCGGAGTCCCACCCGTTCTACACCGGCAAGCAGCGCATCATGGACTCCGCCGGCCGCGTGGAGCGCTTCAACGCCCGCTTCAAGAACTTCGGCAAGTCGAACGGCTGAGCAGCCGCCGCACTCCGTCGAGCCCGGACCGGATCGGTCCGGGCCCGACGCGTCCCCGGGACCCGTTCCCGGCAGCCCCCCGCCCCGGCCCGCCGTGCGGGACCGCCGTTCCCGCGGGGCCGCACGGCGGACCCGGTCCGGCCGGGCGTAGGCTGGTCCGGGACCCCGGCGGCGGAGCAGGAGGAGCACGGATGGTGCAGCAGCGGCGGCACGGCGAGTACAAGGTCACGGGCGGCAAGCTCGTGGTCGCGGACCTGTCCGTGGTGGACGGGCGGCTGGCGGAGGTCTCCGTCAACGGCGACTTCTTCCTCGAGCCCGACGAGGCGCTCGAGGACATCAACGCCGCCCTGACCGGACTGCCCGAGGACGCCGCCCACGCGCAGATCGCGGCGGCGGTGCGCGAGGGGCTGGACCCGTCCGTGGTGCTGCTCGGGTTCTCCCCGGAGGCCGTCGCCACCGCCGTCCGGCGCGCCCTGGCCCGGGCCACCACGTGGGAGGACCACGAGTGGGAGGTGATCCCGCCGGTGGTGCGCCCCACCCTCGAGAACCTCGCCCTCGACGAGGTGCTGGCCCGCGAGGTCGGCGCCGGCCGGCGCCGGCCCGCCCTGCGCCTGTGGGACTGGACGGAGCCGTCCGTGGTGATCGGCTCGTTCCAGTCGCTGCGCAACGAGGTGGATCCGGAGGGCGCCGCCCGCCACGGGATCTCCGTGGTCCGCCGCGTCTCCGGCGGCGGGGCGATGTTCATGGAGGCGGGCAACTGCATCACCTACTCCCTGTACCTGCCGCAGACGCTCGTGGACGGGCTCAGCTACGCGGACTCCTACCCGTTCCTCGACCGGTGGGTCATGCAGGCCTTCCAGGAGATGGGCCTCGAGGCGTTCTACGTCCCGCTCAACGACATCGCCACCGAGCACGGCAAGATCGGCGGCGCCGCGCAGAAGCGCTTCGCCGGCGGCGGGATGGTCCACCACGTGACCATGAGCTACGACATCGACGCCGAGAAGATGACCGAGGTGCTGCGAATCGGCCGCGAGAAGCTCTCCGACAAGGGCCACCGCTCCGCCCGCAAGCGGGTGGACCCGCTGCGGCGCCAGACCGGAATGGCCCGCGCCGACGTCGTCGCCAAGCTCGTGGAGGTCTTCACCGCCCGGCACGCGGCCGTGCCCGGTGCGGTGAGCGAGGCCGAGCT carries:
- a CDS encoding type B 50S ribosomal protein L31, with product MKTDIHPDYHPVLFRDLASGKVILTRSTATSEKTETWEDGNEYPIIEVEISSESHPFYTGKQRIMDSAGRVERFNARFKNFGKSNG
- a CDS encoding lipoate--protein ligase family protein, giving the protein MVQQRRHGEYKVTGGKLVVADLSVVDGRLAEVSVNGDFFLEPDEALEDINAALTGLPEDAAHAQIAAAVREGLDPSVVLLGFSPEAVATAVRRALARATTWEDHEWEVIPPVVRPTLENLALDEVLAREVGAGRRRPALRLWDWTEPSVVIGSFQSLRNEVDPEGAARHGISVVRRVSGGGAMFMEAGNCITYSLYLPQTLVDGLSYADSYPFLDRWVMQAFQEMGLEAFYVPLNDIATEHGKIGGAAQKRFAGGGMVHHVTMSYDIDAEKMTEVLRIGREKLSDKGHRSARKRVDPLRRQTGMARADVVAKLVEVFTARHAAVPGAVSEAELAAARELVAAKFATPEWTARVP